In a genomic window of Erigeron canadensis isolate Cc75 chromosome 5, C_canadensis_v1, whole genome shotgun sequence:
- the LOC122601292 gene encoding uncharacterized protein LOC122601292 has product MNDIPQVFHPYITNIQNVFSDGNCGYRALAVGLGLNEDNFYEYIRQQMREEMQNRYDLYSMIFVIDINSMNQDLCFFGSPCPPEHWMKMPEVGVLIANKLGVIVHSLDKRGSTMIFPFWCGPEDVQHHRALTIALVNGESHFVMVELQGEYPILVITPYLTFHHDPCAAGWEIMYRSRLDLYISLCRYESDVISIFD; this is encoded by the coding sequence ATGAACGATATTCCACAAGTATTTCATCCATACATTACGAATATACAAAATGTTTTCAGCGATGGAAACTGTGGATATCGAGCATTAGCTGTTGGTCTTGGACTTAATGAAGACAATTTTTATGAGTACATTCGGCAACAAATGAGAGAAGAGATGCAAAATCGATATGATTTATACTCGATGATTTTTGTTATCGATATAAATTCAATGAATCAAGACCTGTGTTTCTTTGGTTCCCCATGTCCACCGGAACATTGGATGAAAATGCCCGAGGTAGGTGTTTTAATTGCTAATAAGCTTGGTGTGATCGTCCATTCTTTAGACAAGAGAGGCAGTACGATGATTTTTCCGTTTTGGTGTGGTCCGGAAGATGTTCAACATCACAGAGCTCTTACAATTGCCCTTGTAAATGGAGAATCACATTTTGTCATGGTGGAGTTACAAGGCGAGTACCCAATACTTGTTATCACGCCATATTTGACATTTCACCATGACCCGTGTGCAGCCGGATGGGAAATCATGTATAGGTCGCGTCTAGATCTATATATCAGTCTTTGTCGTTATGAGAGTGATGTTATTagtatatttgattaa